The Caenorhabditis elegans chromosome I genome includes the window CCAAATAGacactggaaaatttaaattacttCGAATTAAAGAAACTCTTGAAAATAGATTTAATATAACATTCTCCAAAAATGTAGATTAAATCaccaaaaagccaaaaaactttacaaaattcTGTAACTAACTTTGTAATATATTTTCCATGTTGCATTCCAAATATCCTTTGAATCTTTGCCATCTTCGTAGTTTCTTCTTCATTTCGCCGTTTTCGtagattatttgaaatatgtCGACAGATGATGTCTATCTGTTTTTTTCGTTCTTCAGACTGAAATgtcgaatttaattttgataacaTTAGTCATTATTTGAgcttttacacatttttttaaagtcaatctttcaaataaagtttgaaatgtttagTGAAAAAAGTAAGTTGCCTAACTTTCCTCTAACATAACTTTGGACGTAgatcaataaaaacaaattcctacaagttatatatatatttttttgttttataaactattttttattcgaacACAGTAAAGCATCAACAtgcaaaaattcttaaaaattctcgaaatttatggcattttgccaaaactttgccAGAATAAAACTAGAGAATTTTGGGTGGTTTTATTTAAATGTTACGTTTTCTGGCACTTACCTCTGCACCTTCCGCTTTTTGTGCCGTCTCAACAAGCTTGATGATATTGATTCCAGATTTTGTAGAGAGCATGCTCCAAAAAATGACTGGAAGATAGAAGAATGCAGCTTCAATTGCCATAATAAATGGCGCCCATTGATAATAAATAAGCTGTTGGGAAACACGTTCTTCTACGGTTAAAGGTACTTTATCATTTGGTTTGACCCAATACGTGTTGTACACAAAACAATAGTCTTCTGCATATTGTTCCCAAGCTTTggtgaactgaaattttaatttttgtcattGGTTCACCAGCAAGTGTTTTAAATGTTGAAGTTAAAACTTAATTGAATGAAGCTTTAAATGAAATAGGTTTTCCCATGtcaactcaattttcaattagccttaaaaatacatttctgaaatttcatagaTTCTAACAGCGTACGCATGCTTGTTTTCCAAGCTCAAAATGTCTTCAACCTCAAAGTTTATTTTCCGGTATTCGGCAATTCCAACAGTTTTGGCAATAGCCAAATGGTTACTCAGTAATACACTTACACTTCAAATTAAGTATTAGGAGTTTCACAGTCTTCTAATAGTATTCACTGTTACTAACTGCTTAGTTCGTTTCGTTCATCCCCAGTGCATATTCTCGTAAAATCTAAGAGGTTTCTTGACACGATAATATGCGAAACATGTACATGGTTTGAGCACAGGACCCAACTATATTCAAATTAATTGCGTCATCACTGACATAACATACCTGAGCAGGAACCCAACATTGCAATGGTGATCCGACATACTGTCTTGCTGTAATTGTCAATGACATTCCCATAATAATAAGAGTTGAATAATAGTAATTGAGACGGTCAGTACCGAGGTCATCCAGCCTCGGTTTGACCATCGAGAACATGCTCCCGAGCATATTCATGCTGCCTCCAATTGATTTAGTGCCCTTTGCACGTGGATTCTGCTTCTTTTCTGGGATTCTAGGAGGACAATTAAAGAGGAACGAAGAAGGACGAAGAGCCTACTTCTAAACTgtattcttcttcttattttctatGTTTCTCGAGAGGCTTTTCTCGAGGTTGTGGAAGCACTAAAATACACAGATAGAATGAGGGAACTGACACACTGATACATTTCAACGGTAAGTGATATATACAAGACAGAGAGACATGATGATTATTACGCAAACAGTGTAGTGGAGAGGAGTTCGCGCGGATTATTGCTCTCGGAGCTGGCAAAAAGAGCGGGGGCGCTGCTCTTTGGCACGACTGTCAAAGGACTAACTAGGACTAATTGTAAGAACGGGATGATATTATCAAATTAGATAATTGACACATGAAACGTGgcttattttcaatttgcttATTATTTAGGCTCCTCCCACGTCTCACattcagtttaatttttaatttctcacaatctgtgaatttttaagcaaagGGGGAgctatttaataaaaaattcattacaCAAAAACGAAgttgcgccaaaaatacggtacccggtctcgacacgacaattgttagtaaaattcaaaatggtgtgcgcctttaaagagtactgtagtttgaaaCACTCGTTGTTGCGTAACCTTAATCGCCATTTAACAGTTTTGCTCACGTATTCTTCAAAGACGAACATACttttacattttggaaaaatttgtcGAGACCACACACCAGACACCGTATTTTTAGCGCCAAAATCACACTAATAATATTACAtttaaaatctcatttttccgaaattttgattcggaaattccaaaaatataatgaaatTGGGagaactttttcagatttatggTGGCAACGAAATGAGGGTTCAAACAAGTTTGGAGATCCTAGTATTCTGTCCGAGCCTATTTCGACAGTTGGACCCTGACAAAATTTCGATTAGATCTTCGATATTTAGAATCTCCTCTCAATCCGAACTTCTGAGTAGTGCCGTTTCTCATGTTTCTCGCACTAATTGTAAGATTGTTTTGATAAACTTTTATTATGATTTTACAATTATTTACAAATGAGTTACCGTTTgggttaaaatttttgaaaagtgaattgAATTGAGGGAATGCAATTATGGAATTGAGTGTTCAGATATATTTGAGGAATTGAAGGAGGAATGCAAGAAACGCAATGCCTAGAACTCCAATAATGAAGCGAGCACGATCTGTAGAGATGAATGGTCGATTTTCGGTAAGAATATGTCCATTGAATCCGATAAGTTCCGGGCTTAGCGATCGATAATTAATGAGGACTGCGTCAGAATCTAGAGCCAGCTCCTGCGAGAAGAATTCACAGAGAGCAACCGTGTATTCTTCGGTGAGAATCGGAGTAAGAACTGTGGATGATGTGACATCTAAAACAGCTAAGGGATCAGTCAATTGTCCTCGCGTCATTCGAGAATTCATGTCGagctgaaaaagttgatttaaCTGTCGTGAATACGAtatcataaattgaaataattatagTTACCTATTCAGAAATGAGTAGTTGTTTTTTAACAATATAGTAGTGTTCGggtaaaattataaaactacTCACCGAGACGAATATCTGGCTTTCAGGACGTTTCATCACTTTCGCCATATGAATTGCAAGTCGgacctgaaaaaattaggcttatttttgaagaaagatTTAATCTTACCTCGAACCCATCGGAtacttttttgacatttgttTGCACTTTGATGACGGGCATTCTGCACacaaaaatggtgaaaactgGGGATTTTACATACAGTGAAGATAGATATCGAATGGTATTAAATTCCGATTAATTAGGGAGAgttaaataaactttttgacaagaaaaacaatttttattctacCAACAAGTAAAAACGATCAATTAAAGGCCACAAAGAGATCGCAGAGCTTCACGGACATCTCCATTTGTTTCGATAAGTTTGGCACGAACTGTTCCTTCTTGAAGCTCTAATTCATTCATAATCAGTTGCAGATCCTCTTTCTTGATATTAATCTTGGGCCGTGCGGGAGCAGAAGCATTGAACAAGTTTCCAAGAGCGTCAGTATTGAGCTTCAAATCATCTTTCTCTTCTCTAGTGTCGGATACCTGAATaaatgaagaattttaatggaaaaatgttaataatgcaaataaaaatcatactTCTGGAATGTAATGCTCATCGAAATCACTCTCTTCCCCGTTCGAACTCATGCTGAATTCAGCCTTCAAAAAACGAGAATATTCGATGGAAGCAGTGGGAGGGAGAGAAACGGGTCGCGATTGTTACACCCCCAGGAGGAGAGCAAAATGCATCTATTTGCCCTCTTGGACGAGGATGAAAAGGTTCAGACGGACAGAGAGGACAACTCATCGcgcattatttttgaaaaaataaattgaattgaaactcACTTTAGAAAGTTCTTCGCTTCCCCAGTTGTGTTTGTCCACCTGTTGTTTTTCGTCTTCCTCGCCCATATTCTAGAATAAAGGTTAATGAATCAGATAAGAAAAAGGTAAACGGTGCAGCGATAAATTAAAAGtaataattcagaaaatatatcgCTGGAATTTGTAATAATCAgctctttcaaaaataaaaactgaaaaaaaaatcggcaaaaaacaACACACAATTGCCAACAAGACTCCGAAATCACGCGATGCGTGTTGTTTACTCTGTCTTGTGTAAGCGCGGTAatttaaattctatttttggTGCGCTAAACAACGACCAGTCGTTAGAACGGAGTGTCGTTCGGcacttttaaattattgatgGTCCTCCATTTTCCGAGTATTTTTCCTGTGTTTGTCACATTTCATgtcgatttttcactaaattctctcttttttttacaaattcaattttctatgtaGTATCGAACATTCGGTGTTTTCTTACAAATTCTGTCTTGCGTCAGAACGTTGAAATAAAACTGAATTCCTTTTTACGTCACATATGTTGATGCAGACgaatcaaaaacatttatgaTTCAGATTGGATTGATAAAAGGAGAACATCCTCCATATTTTATTCCATCTAACTTTGTCTCATGTTTCTGTCAAGTTCTTGCAcacgaattttttgtttttccagtTAAAATGATAATATTCTTTTGAATTAACTGAAGTGGTTTACCATAATTGGTGAAATCGGTTTATTTTTCACCGGATATGCATGCATGAATTGACTTTTCCGATTGcgcaacattttgttttatttagaAAACCACTCGAAACGCGtttcatttctatttttcggAAATCTGCCCTTCCACTTATATGTGTAATAATCAGTCagtcatcaaaaatattttctttaattctCCATTCTCTAAGTCAGCTGAATCCGAATCGATTCGAACGAATTGGCCGTCGTCGTCGCAGACACCGTCGTCCGTGACCAGTTGGGTGCCTAATACGCACGATAGGACAGGTTCTTCTTGGGTTATTCAACCATTCTCCCCGCTACATTTTATACATCTAAATCGCGGTTTTAGCGTTCTCGTATCTGTGTCTCTATCCTTCGCCAATGTaccaaaaaacataattttttgaataaaaaagtctGCTATGTTGAACTTATATTGATCTCCTCAAATGTTTGAGATATTCATGTACCttaattcattttgaattagaaataaaaggcagttttttttcaaatttttgtctctcgattttttgtatgatgaatgtgaaattgaaaaaaagtaacgAGAATTATAAAAGATCTTAAGGATCATTTtggaattaattaattaaatctTCAGGTTTAAGAtagaatttcaagttttaattaaGGTTCCCAAACAGaaaaattctcacttttcgTCTCAAAAAATGCTATCTCTGCCTGATTCTCTTTGTTTGTAGAAactccatttttcatttcattcagCCAGCTACCTGACTGTGGCAACCaacaatcaatattttcttttcacatTAGCGACTCGTCAAGGACGTCGTCGTCCACCATTCCTTTTTATCAACCACCGGCGTCTCCTTTATGGACACTATTCGCGGTCCCCACACACATCGATTGGTCCGTAAATAACGCGCTTTGTGTTGTGCGCACGATAGTTAATGTTGTTTAATACTTACGAGTCTCACAAAAACCATAACTGTGTGATACCCTTTTGATAGAGTCAATATCGTTATTTGTCCTTCTCCTCTTTTCTTCCCTCTTGTGTCCTAACAATAACCGTCATCTTCATAGCCATCTAAACAACGAACCTTCCTACATGTTCACATTTTTGGGTGTGCCCCAATTCGATTGGTTTTCAACGACATTTCTATCTTGATTGTCTCATTTGGTCTTCTTCTCCGGCTACTTGTGGTCGAAACCTTCATGTTTTTAGTTATGTACTCCTggttttttggatgaaaaaaaatcgtcagTTATGCATCAGAAGGCCGACATAGTGTCATGTTTCTTTCCCTAAATATCTCTCACAGTGTTCATATTCTCgtcgaaaatatttaaaagggAAACGAGAAGAGCTGAAGGTTTTAATGAAACCCTGCAGAGAAGAAAGGGTGATTAGCCATTTTCTTTGTGGGTCGATTTTCGGCTTTTTCGGGTCAGCAGCCCTTTCAATCATGTCACCTTTCGCTTTCCTATATGATAACCTCTTTTGGGTAGTGAAAATAGCAGATCTACACCCCATCCTTCTCATTTTCGTATTCAACGGAAATTGAGAGATGAAAGAAAGGAAGGAAGAAGCCGTGACGGATGACCAACCGATTTTTTTACTTCGTTCTTCAACGGTTCGTTCTGTCTCTCTTATTTGCATTTATATTACTAGCCACTGTTCAGTCACTCTTTTTTTACACATTGAGCTATGAATCACAACTGTATGCGTTGTTCTTTCTTCACATACAACAAGTATAAAACgctagaaaattttcagaaacaagtttcaaatttttgatttcgcaataatgttttgtttccgaattgttcgaaaaaagtgcgacgtttctttcttttcttttttatttcaattgttcACTTTCTCTAGCATGGATTTCTTGCTAGCCGTCAGTTTGATTTAGCTAATAGCCGGCCTTTTTGTTTTCGTCGTCCTTTCTCCTCGTTTCCAACCTGCAATTGTGAATTGTATCAACCTTGTATCGATCTTACAACATTTGGAAATCAAAGTCGCAGTCATCATTGGTTTGACCTTCTCAGTGACCGTCAGTCACTTTCTAAACGTTTCGAAAACCGATTTAAAGGTGTACAATTGGCATACACCAAAAGATTTATctagttagaaaaaaaatttgctttgtGGATTTTGTAGGTTTTTCTGTTTCTATTGAACCACAGCTTTtgcatttgcatttttaattattgttcTAACTACTGACGATGTTTTTACACAGGAATATATTTGCAAATAGGTAACAATGGCaaacaaattccaaaacataTTTGCCAATCTCATATTCAATGCAACTTTTCTTGAAAGCTAGTTACTACTGTTGTAGAATataaattctacaaaatagGTAGTCAGAACATTTACATTTTTACTTTCTATTACATAACAGTAAATTATAGAGTGAAACCTGTTGTTACATTGGACTACATCGGGAATAATTGCGGAACCGCGTCAGGCAAATTCGCCATCTGAAAGCTAAACTCTGCTTTTTTCCGTTATTCAATCTTACTCTATCTGCTACCGAGACTAGTTGCAGTAATCCGATTCAATTCCATTTCCATCTActcatcattttcttctttcccATCTCATTTCTCCCTTGCTTCGAtttattttctatcatttgaaaactatttcttattcgtttcttttttttgaacatttttgcaatttcagaaatgtcgTCATACACTCTTCCACTGTTCCTCTTCGCTATGGCACTTCTTGCCTGTGCCCCATCAGTCAGTGCCGAAGGAGATGATCTTCTCGACTACGTCAAATCGATTGAGCCACTCACGATCAGAAGGAGTCCATTGGCATGCCCACTTCCAGTTGTCGGACAAGCTTGCCCAGAAGAGAACGTTTTCTGGTACTTCAAGTGCTGCGGACAGATTGCTGATCAGTGTTGCTTCCGTCTTCAGgtaataattcatttttcaaaagatctgctgaaatttaaatatgttaatttctaaatttgtttCTTTCAGGATTGGGTTACtgttcttcttctcttccttGCCGTCTGCACGATTCTCTCGATCATCATCAACTGCGTCAGATGCTTCTGCTGCGCATAAGTATTTGACttataattttcacatttcttcATCAAATCTTCGGGGCAacagttttatcaaaatttccacttttctctTTATAACCAATTCACTGAATTTCTTCCTTTTAATATTCTCTGATAATTTGCCATACGTTGCTCATTGAATACTCTACTTTCCAcacttctttcttttttgttatGTAATTTTCCTTTCCTCACAGTTCACCCTTGCCTTTTTGAATTGTATTTTAACAGGTGTATTTAGTGAATTCTATTTACATCATTCAGCAATGAACGAGTACTTTACAGTATTTGTGACTAGAAAGTTGAGATAGGAGAAAATAGTGGGATGGTTAGATAATAGTACAGGGATAGAGACTGGTGGGAAGGGGGATGAGTAAAGTGACataaagctcaaaaattgtaagagaaaaattaatattaaataatCAAGCCCAAATGCGAATTGTGCAATCCCAGCTCGCCGAGCAGACGGCTGTTCCATCAGGAGAAGTTCGGAGGCAACTAATACGATTCTCATGTCCATAAAGTACTGAATGACGGGCGCATTTCAGCGAATCCCATACACCGACACGATAATCACCATAACCAGCAAATAGAATACGacctgtaattttttaatagttagAGTGAAAAGTTTAGTTCTGTGAATTTCAGAGATGCATTGAATTGATTTGGACTATACGTTTTTGTGAAGATTTAAACGTACCGCTCAAACTGAAATCGACTCCATTTACGGGGAACAAGATTGATTCTTTTTCATACACACATACTTGACGATCTGCTCGAAGATCGAATAAGCGACACTggaaaaagtaatattttcagacaaaacaaGCAACTCTCGCGACTTTCTCCCAAActataattttcgaaaaatggaagaataaCCGTGAAATTTAATTAAGATTCTCTTGCAcggccatgtgtcgatttacgcagctcgtgtactccccgaggagaagTGGGCATATTGTCACTTCTTCTCGAGGAGTACACTAGCTGCGTAATTCGACACATGGTCGTGCAAGGCTTCCATAATTTCCCATCccttctccaattttcaataatgaaGAAGTTTAAACACTTGTGACTTACAGTAGCATCATCAGATCCAGTTGCAAATGCATCACCATTTGGATGAAATCGAACAGTATTAATATCAGCTTCATGTCCTTCAAATGATTGTACACATTGTCCTGAACGAATATCCCATACAAGAGAATGTTTGTCAGCTCCTGCGGAAATAAATGTATTTCCAGTATCACATTTTGGAACATCGATTGCAAATACATCACCAGTATGACCatggaaattctgaatttttgaattgggTTTCCGATTCGCGAGAATAAAAAACCTGAATAAGTTGTCCACTTTCAACATCCCAAATAGCACATGTTGAATCTCCACTTCCAGTTAAAATAAGATTATCCGAACGAAGGAATGTACAACATGACATATAAGAAGTATGAGTTGCTACTTGtcttttcttttgaattatATCATCTTCAAAAGAAAGTGGAACGACACTGCATTTATTATCAAGTCCTctgtaaaattggaatttttgaaaattcaaaaaataataataaaaatttttaattaataacaTGAAAGCTTCAAAATTGGTAAAGTATACAtgagccaatttttgaaaattccgtcTGTAAGAGCtcttttataatttgaaaaaaaaaacaataaattctcATGAACACTATAAGTCCGTGTACTAccgtttgtattttttgaaagctttgaaGTATTTGAAAGAAATCTTACCCGCAAGCGATCATTTGACTCGATGGAGAGAATGCACATGCCATAACCCAAGTTGTTGGCATCGTAAGAGCATGTTCCTTATTCGTAGTAAATCCATCCCATACAATCACTTTCCCGTCCTAAAATTTACTAATTTGAGCAAATTCATTTTAGAAATCgaggtttcaatttttgaagactaCTGAATCTTTTGTAAGTCATATTTTAAACCAACCTGAGATGAAGAGACGATATGTCTTTTATCCAATGACCAATCCATGCATAATACTTTTCCCACGTGTCCTTTTAAAATTCGACGCTGTTTTACACCAAGAGCTCCCATAACGTCAAGTCGTTCGGCTGCttgttgaactgaaaattacttAGGATGTAAAAAACTACTTAGTGCGTtttgggattactgtagttcttGGTAATAGTAAATTAGGCATAACCTCAAAAAAGTCAAAGAGAAAACATTTAGAATTATGCAAATATCACAAAGCATATCTGGTATCTTTTTGTTCATCAAATTATTTAACTCAAATttctttaaagttttcaaaaacttttttcaacttttttcagtcaaacaaGTTCTCAAAAAGTCCAACTTCACCTAGATTtgacaatttaccaaaacttagACGTAATTTTTGGTGTGTATTGATATTTGGGCAATTATAATATTCGGTTATGAAGAACCgcattgatatttttattcaatatccTCACTGATTGTGAGCttttaattcaaaagtttattttttcaataaaaaaacaaagaaaaaagactCCGGAGGATTTCTAACCTAGGAATTgtaaagttcaattttttagtagtGTTCTTCTTCAAAGTCCCTCTTTTTAAATTGAAGTATTCTAATAAAttatctttttaatttttttcaaatacttacTAGGAATGTCATTAAGCTTGTGCCTCTCTTGATCCAATTTCTTTCTAAGCTCTTCGGCTTCATTTGCCAATTGTTCTAAATATTCCGATCTGAAATAATGTAGTGTAACCCTTTGTAATGTAAAATGTACAAATACCCTTTTTCGGTTGTTGTTGGCTGAGAGTTTTCTGGCATTTTCGACGAGGAAGACGATTCTCCAGCAATGGTGCTCATTCAAATTGCGTTTCTTTTTGAGATCAGAAGAcgaattatgcaaaaaaaggAAGAGAAGACTGAGGgttgaagaaaatgaatttgaatagAACAATTAGAGATGGGCGGTTTGTTTGAGGTTTAGAGGCACATTTTTCCTGAAACAttgctattaaaaaaataagtttgaaGTAGCCAAATTCTTAAAGGACATGCCTAGAAATGTAAGAAATATATAGGAAGATCAAGATCATTTACatgattttggattttaattttttatttgaaacaacaAATTAGACAACAGTTTGGCACAATTGAAACGAGCACAATGTaaaaagaatttgattttaaaccaaaaacatGTTGATAAGGTAATTCAAAATATCGTACTACCATTACTATTAATTTATATTTGCCTAAGGTTTTGCAATGATCGGAGTTTCACACATTTTATAAGTAacgtttataaaaaataaaagtaaaagccttttttgcaaagttaTTCTGTTGAACATGCTCAAAAATAGGATGGATGTGGCTACATTATCATTAAATTATCATAAATTTGATGGTATTGATTAAGACAAAACTATATTCGCCACGACAAAAAGCCGTCGAGGGCCCGAAATCATGGTGCAATGAATTCTATTTGCGTGCCTTACTCCGCTATGTCTCGCTTCTCCCTCTTCactattttctctatttcttttCTCGTTTTGCCGAGCGGTCCTTTTTGCAATGGAAAGAGAATGCaatgcggtcgcgtcgcggtttctgggaaaaagatgaaaagagACGGAAGAGATGTGGAAAAGAGAGTGGCTCGAAGAACGGGATGAGTTAAAATTAGGCAATGCACATGTCTTGATGGTTTTTGTGAagtgaaattaattataaaaaagtgcTAGGTTAGCTTAAAAGTTGAGTAAAACCAGTTTAAAAAGTCCCACAATCgttttaggttttttgaaaaaataagttatggaaaattgtcaaatttttgcaactttatCCTTCGCAGGGAATAGCATTGTGGAATGCTCTAAAACCTAcaatattataataaaaaaaggcataagaaaaataggaaactcgtataaaacatatttttctgtCTACTTGCAGAGTTATGATGtgtgaaaatgagaatttacCACTTTTCGACAGCGCATAAAcatattcaacttttttctgaaaagctttACTATGATATTGATAATTAACAATGTTATCACTATAGAAGTGGTTTAAATAAATTCCCCACTAAAACCAGAAATCTAGACTAGCTGTAGCTGTAAGACACTTCTTGTACACCGGTAGTTTCAGTGCCAATAATTTTAAgactcaaaatatttattcaagcGTAATAtacaagcagaaaaagtgaaagacagaaaaattaatatcgaGAAACATTGTAGGCATCAGGTCGGTGAGCAGTTGCCGGAGCCGTCGACGAGGTATAATAACGATCTTCAGCAGAGAACATGACCTGATCACCAGGAACCATGACACGAGATATTTCAGAATCTCTTGGTGATGAGTCCACGTGGATTTGACGTGGAGCTTGACGAGTGTGTTGAATATAATTAGCATTACCAGGAATATTATCATAATTGACAGGAATTGGAACAGGAGCAGATTGGGCAATGATAGGAGATGAGACTAAACTGAAATATTGGCtatttttactgaattttttagtttgtatGTGAAGCAGTTAGAAATGTCTCAAATCtatgaaattcaagaaatttgattGAACTGAAATGCAATTTTGTCTAGAATATATCcactggaaaaattaaaattgacaaGTTGAAATACCTTGTTGAGTATtctttctttgattttttcctcTGAGCCCAAACCATCCAGCGAACCAAATTCCAGCAATACACACACATGGTAAGCAACAACAAAAGAGCAATAGGCATATTCCAACAATTATACCAATAATCCTTCCGGCATACCAAAAATCGTCACTGCAACAAGAACCCCTACAGTGATACGTACCAATTGCTCGTTATGCTTAGAAATTATGAATTGCAATGGAATCAACATGAACGAAGGCTTCCATGATCAAAGGATTGTCTTCAAGTAAGTGTCTACATACCTATC containing:
- the mif-3 gene encoding MIF-like protein mif-3 (Confirmed by transcript evidence); the protein is MPVIKVQTNVKKVSDGFEVRLAIHMAKVMKRPESQIFVSLDMNSRMTRGQLTDPLAVLDVTSSTVLTPILTEEYTVALCEFFSQELALDSDAVLINYRSLSPELIGFNGHILTENRPFISTDRARFIIGVLGIAFLAFLLQFLKYI
- the F52A8.3 gene encoding uncharacterized protein (Confirmed by transcript evidence), encoding MWRFNSSSSIKSIMLLLTVFIMMANCEQSEEVLTRSKRSYYGGYDMYGLVSSPIIAQSAPVPIPVNYDNIPGNANYIQHTRQAPRQIHVDSSPRDSEISRVMVPGDQVMFSAEDRYYTSSTAPATAHRPDAYNVSRY
- the F13G3.10 gene encoding Nascent polypeptide-associated complex subunit alpha-like UBA domain-containing protein (Confirmed by transcript evidence) → MGEEDEKQQVDKHNWGSEELSKVSDTREEKDDLKLNTDALGNLFNASAPARPKINIKKEDLQLIMNELELQEGTVRAKLIETNGDVREALRSLCGL
- the F13G3.10 gene encoding Nascent polypeptide-associated complex subunit alpha-like UBA domain-containing protein (Confirmed by transcript evidence), with amino-acid sequence MNELELQEGTVRAKLIETNGDVREALRSLCGL
- the F52A8.3 gene encoding uncharacterized protein (Confirmed by transcript evidence), with product MWRFNSSSSIKSIMLLLTVFIMMANCEQSEEVLTRSKRSYYGGYDMYGDDFWYAGRIIGIIVGICLLLFCCCLPCVCIAGIWFAGWFGLRGKNQRKNTQQVSSPIIAQSAPVPIPVNYDNIPGNANYIQHTRQAPRQIHVDSSPRDSEISRVMVPGDQVMFSAEDRYYTSSTAPATAHRPDAYNVSRY
- the F13G3.10 gene encoding Nascent polypeptide-associated complex subunit alpha-like UBA domain-containing protein (Confirmed by transcript evidence), with protein sequence MSSNGEESDFDEHYIPEVSDTREEKDDLKLNTDALGNLFNASAPARPKINIKKEDLQLIMNELELQEGTVRAKLIETNGDVREALRSLCGL
- the gpb-2 gene encoding Guanine nucleotide-binding protein subunit beta-2 (Confirmed by transcript evidence) codes for the protein MSTIAGESSSSSKMPENSQPTTTEKGSEYLEQLANEAEELRKKLDQERHKLNDIPIQQAAERLDVMGALGVKQRRILKGHVGKVLCMDWSLDKRHIVSSSQDGKVIVWDGFTTNKEHALTMPTTWVMACAFSPSSQMIACGGLDNKCSVVPLSFEDDIIQKKRQVATHTSYMSCCTFLRSDNLILTGSGDSTCAIWDVESGQLIQNFHGHTGDVFAIDVPKCDTGNTFISAGADKHSLVWDIRSGQCVQSFEGHEADINTVRFHPNGDAFATGSDDATCRLFDLRADRQVCVYEKESILFPVNGVDFSLSGRILFAGYGDYRVGVWDSLKCARHSVLYGHENRISCLRTSPDGTAVCSASWDCTIRIWA
- the F52A8.1 gene encoding DUF2650 domain-containing protein (Confirmed by transcript evidence) encodes the protein MSSYTLPLFLFAMALLACAPSVSAEGDDLLDYVKSIEPLTIRRSPLACPLPVVGQACPEENVFWYFKCCGQIADQCCFRLQDWVTVLLLFLAVCTILSIIINCVRCFCCA